TCTTAACGAACAACACTTTGCTGAGAATAATTCTTCTTGTAGTTGTTCTTTCTGTTGTGTAGGCGTACCATTGTATTCTCTGTGAATTTTTCCAAGAAGCAACGGTATCGTCGTTTGATAGACTTGTTGATGTCTGTATTCACCGAGTGAATTCCACCATTCTTTAAGTGCGCCAGATAAGCTTGCAGTGAACTGTTGGATCACCATTTGCAAAGGAGACGTAATGGCTTCTGAATTCATCCATGCATGAAATTCATCTAGACGGTCATTTCATTTGTCGAAAGGAATGCCATCAAACGTGAAGATCATAACCTTCGATGCAAATTGCTTAGTTGGCATTTCTTGTCTAGGAAGTACATAATCCATTTCTTCATCGCTCGAGTAGACTTCACTGATACTCGGTTCCTTTTTTTTGGAGTGTTCGATCCTTCTCCTATTGCAAATTGTCTTGGTAGAGATTCTTCGCCTGATTCGGTTTTTTAGTCGCTGGAACTTGAATCCGAGAGGTGATCGattttttcaattgtttgtGAAGATGAGGGCTGAGGATCTCTAGGGGTTGTTAGCGACTGATCAGATATTTCTGAGGTTTTTCCAAGAGTATCGAGCAGGCTGGCCATTCAAAATTCAACGACTGCAATGTTTTTTTTCGTTAGCCTTTTTATCATCAACATATTCGTGACTGGAAGATGATGTGAGAGTCGGTATTTTAGGTGGGTTAACTTGGAATTATGATTCCTTTTGTCGCCTCGGTTTCGTTCTTGTTGGCTTTGGCTTTGGGTAGTTGATTGAAGTTAAGCCATAGCGAGATGTAAAGACTTCATCAGAAGATAGAAAACCGGATAGTGGAAATCTTGTCTTTTGAGACTGATAACCCGAGAGAAATCCAGGAGAGTAGGATCCTTGATACATTGGCATTCCTGATGATGTACTTCCAAGAGGGTTGAAGTATGCATGTGGTTGTCACTGATTATGAATCATGCTTTCTAGGCTTCTTTGGAGATCTTTAAACTGGTTTTTAAGATTAGTCGTCTTTGTTTCTTTATTGTGGAACTGAGTCTTGTCTACCATCATGTGTCGTGCCATGGACATCATTTCTTGATGGAGAGTGTTAAATCCGGATTCTAGCAGCTTGGTGTTCATCCAAAAGAAAGGTACAAAACATCATTATGTCTACCAAATAGACATCTTGAATGGAACATCTTGCCTTTCGGGCTCAATACTGCACCGTCCCTATTCCAACAAGTGATGCTCCGTATATTCAAGCCTCTCCTCCATACGGCCTTGATATATATCGACGATATTCTTTTATTCTCATCAAGTGAGAAGGAACACGTTCAGCTTCTTCAACAGTTTTAAAGCATCGTCATGCAATTTAGAATTATGTTCTAGGCTCGAAAATAAGTTATAGCCCAGCCCAACATCGACTACCTTGGAATgcaaattataaattttcacCACAGGCCCATCTTGCTACAACACTCCTATATTTTCCTGACGAAAATCTCACAAAACGACAAGTTTAGCAGTTCCTTGGTGTAATCAATTATGTTAGCGACTTTATCCCGCAACTTTTCCAACTGACAAGACCGCTACAAAAGAAGCTGGCAAAGAATCCACCGCAATGGACAAACCGACAAACCGAGGCTATCAGAAGCCTTAAAGTAGAGGTGAAGAGACTGCTGCTTTTAAAGATTCCCTCCACTGGAACACACATTTTACAGACTGACGCGAGTGACAAATATTGGGGAGCCATTTTATTtgaagaaataaattaaaaatgtcaaatctgtgGATACAAAAGCGGATGCTTAAAGATTTTGAGATGCATTATCGCTCCACGTTCAAAGAAATATTGGCGGTCAAGAAGGCTATTGAGAAGTTCGAGTTACATCTGATAGGATATAAATTTTGCATCTAAATGGATATTTCATCTTTCCCAAAGATGTTATAATTCGAGCAAAAGTTGGTCCCACATCAGCAATTATTACGGTGGAGTGAATGGTTCTCAAAGTATGATTCAATACCATCTATTTAAAGGGCACGAAGAATACACTCGCTGATATGCTTAGTATAAATCCGataaaagaaatacaaatgatGGAGAGCTCTTCTGCAAAGAATTACTATGACTTTGCATCCAACATGTCCAACGTCGCTCACGAGCTTATCAACTGAAAAACCATGCATGAACGCCTCCACGATAAGATTTTCTCCTACCAGTCCATCATTCTCTCAAAATACGGAGTCAGCAATCTTTTCATTTCACCAATGGGAATTCACCCGGATTGTCCGTTTGCACATCTCTACAGGATCGAAAACGCCTACATGCCGGAATAAGTTCTTTGTTTCCTCTGGTACTTCTGCTCGATCTATACTATtggtataaattttgatatGCAATGGCTATACCAGTACATCAACGCTCAATAAGGACAAAAAGATTGTTTCTCAACATTTCTGACTTGGTTTGCACCATTATCCATTTGGAGCGGAAAGCTGAGAAAATCAGCAAAAGCGACAAGCCTACCGTTTAAGAAGTTAAAAGGTCAAGGAAGTTTTAATCCTTTCTTTAATCCTCACACGATCTACTTCTTCCATCACCATGTTCAAGTCAACAACAAGACTGGCAAGATCCATGCGCTACCTACCCTCGTTCATCACAACGACTATCAACGAGGAGTTCGACCAGACTTTAACATCAACGACAACAAAGCGTATGAAGATTTTCAGACTCATGCATTTAGACTCAACAGTGCCAAACAAACATTCCCTATTCCTTTTCGCCCAAATTGGACTTATTATCCAATCGATTACCAGATGAGCCTCAACGAAGATCTTCAGTTTTTCATGGAAAAGCAAACACAACCACCAGTCGTTCCAAAAGTCTCGAAGATAGTAAAGCAAGAACCTTAGTCCCAAGAATGCCCGCCAGAATACTTCCAAGACTCGCAGCTCCCAGATGATTCGATGAATATTGATGAAATCGGGAAAATTTTCAACATTGAAGTCAATGAAAATACGcaaaacgaagatccagaagAAGACTACATATGTCCAGACGATCACTATGGTTGTTGCGACAAGCACATCATCGAGTTCGCGATGGATCATTTAGCATGCCATTATCTGTGTTTCATTAtgtaaaatatcataaaataaaataaaaaataagtgtgtttaaaatgatgaatAATGATGTAAGTGATGATGTAATCGCTGTAAGCTTATGTAAGCATGATGTAAGCGATGATGTCATCGCTTAGGTAAGCGCTTATGTCAGCGTCTTATCTTCGCCTATAAAAATGTGtaaatatcatcaaaataatttcataaaaacTTCTCCCTAAGTTTCTCTCTGTAATGGTTCTTTAAGTTCTCAAGTTTTTCAGGCTTTatcacatttttttataaactttggTTTCTATCTTCCATCCGTAAGATGTGATATTGCCTAATGCTATAATTAAGCATAAGTGGTTCTGTTTTGATCGACCGCTTATTCTGTGCATAAATTAGTGCATTTAGTGTTTCCACTcgtatcccttatatattaaagcgcAAGTCGCCTAACTAATCAAATAATGACATGTggaaaattttacaaaacaataaataaataaaaacaattgaaaagaaaaaaatagcaaaAGCAAAACAcgtttcataatttttgtttagcATAAGAGGGAAGTTAAAAGTTTCAAATTACTAACTTTTTATAACTTCCTAATCACAAAGACGAAATATCCATTACTGTAAAAGTTCTGTTCGCAAGTTTTACGTTACGTTAACTGCCAGACGTTTAACGTAACCAACATTATAAGCTCGAAGAATGAAGATTCCCAATCCATGgtgttcaaagaaaaaaaaaagaagattccCAATCCAAAAAGATATAAGAAAAACGAAGAATtcaacaacaacatcaaaagGCAAAACCCAATCTGTGGCAAtggtaaataattttaattacacTATCAAAGATGaacatcattaaaataaaataaataaaaatagtttaaaataataaaaacacaagaaaaaaatagaaaataaagatGCAAGAAACATGTTTCACAGTTACGTGTCAATTTACATAGTCACTagataaaatcaattttttttttatttcacctCGCCGTCCGTTATTCTTACAACACCTCCATGATCACCATTTAGTTTTTACGTCCtatattctattatttataAGATTATTACATTACTCCATAATTCAAAAGTTatctgatatcactcaaattaccctaagaatTGATTCTAGAACTCAATATCTAATATAAAAGACAACCAGCTCTCGATGTGAGTCTAATATATTGACTAAGTTCAGTGTTTCAGCATTCGCATGTCAACACTGAtcgagcatcgatcgatgctatggtttgggcgtcgatcgatactacggTACAAGCGTCGATCGGTGCTATGGtataagtgtcgatcgatgctgcctTAGGTAAGCGTTATCGATCTGATCGATTAtgttcaactagattcctagaccaactttcgtatgcgcctaggtatctaGTACAGCAGGGCtcgggttccgttaattgattgcactctCGTGCATCTCAATTGTCCTATGGTTCTAGGAACAAACAATCAGTCACACTCTCGTGCTTTTCTAACTATTtcagatcctagtattacaagctACCCTGGTGTAGAGATCTATAATATCCTAACAATCATATAAATGAGAAGTTCATTCAGAACCCTAGAAATTCCTAAACCTAGCAGGTGGATCTACTCATGCATAATagttgtcacagaaatcatagatgaatagatgaagaccataaatataaataaaaccaaaaccaatggagttccaagaggactctgataggagttcctctcttctctcctaactaagaacaatgaaaTAAAGATGTAAAAtaaagcgtagccgtcaacaatggcttagaaataacataaatagggtctccagtcgtccaagggtattctggtaactTGGGGTTACTTCTAGGCTTCAGTCGGTCTTTAAACATGCTCGGACCACATTCTGTGATCCCTGTCGATCGATAAGCACagtgctgcatcgatcgacacgcGTTTATattctcgacagcttcctctcgcgaggcaaactgaccactcttcagtaaaacgagcATAACTTCTGTtataggatgctgattgacctcaaactggtggtattggaaagctaactcaaatatCTATATTGTGTCAAAATATGAGCTCCAGCTGACgatgggaaggtctccatccgtAGCTAGACATCCGATGCATCTGTGCAGTCCTGCACTCAAAAGGCTTCAAAAAACTCCAAAATCACAATATTTCTCCAGagcgtacctgaacctgtaaatactctaaaaagactccaaaacataataattatatcttaaaacacttatatatcaTGACTGAAAGTGGgtgaaatccatggtatatcattatatcttttgtttttcatctttcttcttcatttttcattttgtgCTCGAGTGTAGCaaacaaatctatacaaatgtCTTGCCCatattcatatttatttgtttccttctcagtttaacaattttagtgCTCTCTAATTCTTTCTACATGATTCAGGTTGAGAGGTTGAAGATGGTACTTAAGTATTCTCCTATTTCGAAAACTTAATTCTTTCAAAttaggaagaagaaaaagaaaattcaaaattttgtcaGCATTTAGGTAACAGTAAGTATGTCTTAATTTActatatacaaatttattatttacagatcttttctttttgttttataacaGAACATATTCAACTATTTtcggtaaaaaaaataaacatattcaaCTATTTTTTCAAATCTGTTTATGAATCTATTATATACAAGTTGACTATTTTATACATGTTTTCTTTCTTATCATTGAAGTTCCAGGTTGTTGATGACTGCAGAGGAAAAGGAAAACGATGGAGTAGAATCTAAAAATGCAAGTTCAAACAAAATATCCAGAAATGTATTTTTTACTTGGCCTTTTATCTTTGTCCTGCATCTAAGATATTAAACTATTCAATATATactttcaataaaaatttaatgttttcataattttttttcctactaatattatgtttaaataaatatgtttataagtatattgttaaagacttatttaaaaaaacaaatatagatAAAACTGAATGGATTAGATGTAGTAAAtttaactatatttaatttttctataaaattattatctatgttcataaaaaataataataataattgttttaacCCTTCTAAATATGTAATTTGAATACAACACTTCTAATATTACGTCACCATTTTATCTAAATCCAGAATATTTAACTAAActaatgtttatttttgattaaattgaaCTTTGgaattttataaagaaaataattaaaatgcaaaattatatcttattttaaagcagtattataatatttacttttatgtGCTAGCATATATCTTATGTTTATAGAAACAAGCTTTCAAAAACATGTatgttgtatatatttttcaaaactaCATCGTAGAAATTGTTTCAGTACTTCTAAGTTTATGTATTAATGTTTACCTAggctaagaaaatatataaataaaataataatttattttaatagtcaAGAAGACATTAAAATTGATAGGTGCTTAGCGGGGGGATAATACTAGTAGCATATAAAGAAGGAGATCGAGAGAAATGGATTAGAGGTTACACATTAGGAAGAATTCATTGTTGAGATTTTGATCTTTCAATGCGTACAAAGAAAAATCCTCAAAACAAAACTACGCAATTTTGTTTCTGACAAACGATAGATTACATTTCGTAGTTTGCTGGCAAGTTTTGTTTCTTACTAAATTACAGACACATAGTAAGCGAAAACAATTAATAGAGAAGCGAAAAGCATGTTTGGGTTGACCAGTTTTAAGTTTATAGGAGCAATAAAGAGCGTTGATTCGTCTTCGTGATGAAGTACGCCATTTTATTCAATGATACGCTATGCTTCCTTCTTTGAGAACTCGGGATCGGCTGGTTTGTCAGGTAACATCTCTGGAAAGCTGGGAAATTCCGCTGAATCATCCTGTCGATATCGCAAAGTCTTAGAGACAAACCTCGACGCATAAAGTGTTGCTCCCAGATTGCGTTGTGTGTCTTGTAATATCTTAGAAGCCTTCCTTCGGCAATGTGCTTTCCATGCTGCCTGTATGTAGAATGCTGCCCATGATCGCCAAGACTTTGAATGGCATCTGCAAATTGTATGGCAACATTACCAAGAAGGGAAACTGAGTCCTCTGGTTCACTTATTTtggtatttcttttaaaaaagttaGGGTTTGAAGCCTTGCCTGAAAATGTGTTTGATGTGTTGGAGTTTGACGCTATGATAGCGTCTCAAATGGTAGGCTAGAAACTTGAGATCATCAGCCGAGAGAGTGAAGCCGCTAACATAGGTAAGAGTCATTACGTTTCTGTTTGAGATGGGAAGGCTAGGAGAAGTATGGGGATCAAGAGCCCAAAAGAGAAGTTTTCCCCATACATCACCTTTCATGAGTCGAATTTGTAAATTGCTGTATCTAGATGTTTCACAATATTCTGGCACGCTTTCCAGTTCGCCTCTCATTACAATAAGCATTTCCTTAACCGGGTCACCTATTCCCAATATGTGGCTTTTTTCCCAGTAGAACACAGGCTTCACCCGATCGTACATTTCATTTAGTAGCCAATCATCATCAATGAAGGAGATCCAAGGAACCTGAAAACTCGAAAAGCTACATGTTAAAAAACTATGTGAAACAACGAGAGATACACGAAGTGATTTCGCAATATGCTTACATTCTCCAATGAATACAAGTATATAATGCGTTTGGCTTCGACCCTTAGGTCTTTTGGAAGACTAGGAAGATGAGCTTCCCTTTTGGTGCCACTGTTTTTTTCCCATTCATCATATTCCCATTTCCTAATGCGTTCCTTTAGATAGTCTGGTAGGTCCTCAGAAGACATCCATTGTTCTGTGTCTCTTTTCTTCGCCTCCCATTCATCTACTCTTATACTAGTTGATTGCAAGTACTTCTGTGATCACCACCAAAAGAATCAGATGTACAAGATCAAAATCTATAATGATGAGGTGTGAGTTTATTACCTGAACATTTCCAATTAGCACAGCACACAAGAGTACACCAGAGACACAAATGATGATAGCAAAAAAGACCTCCCCTGCAGAGTTGCTTGTCTCTAGGTTTTGGCCCAAGGCACTGTAATCGTTCAAGAAAATCTTGTTGTAACCgtgaaacttaaaaaataatgattgaaGCTATGATAGTTTATATGTAACAAACCTAAGATTTCGCAGTCCCCACCAAAAGCAGTACAAGAGCTTCCTTGGAAAATCCCTCGTCTCTACCACCCCAGATTTCAATGCATCAGTGTAGATGCCAAAGTTAAAAACTGTGGAATTTGTGATTTGCTCAGGGTCAATTAATGGGCATGAAGTGTTTAGGAAACCACTGTTGTCTCCACCAGCACCTCGTGCACATAAGAGATTTGTTAGGTCACATTCGGTTATCTTTGCACACGCTTCACGCCAACATGTCTCTTTCTTTTCAATTGCACTCAAGTACCAGAAAGCCCCAATCACCTGGCCATCCATCGATCATATATGGTTATAACAAAGCAAATGCAGTGTGAATAAGAGAGAAACAAGCTCTTGATGCTTACATGAGTCGGCAACAAGTAAAAGAAAAGGTTTAAAGCAGCTCCAACCCACTTCGTTTGAGCTACTGTACCAGAAGCTCTTGTCACTTCTCTGAAAATCGGATAGATACGGATGCTTCTCGGTAAAGATTGACAAAACATAACCCATTTTAGTATCTCCTTGGACACCAGTGACGTCTTTTGCTTTCTTGAAAGGAGAGTAAGAACCATCACCTGCAAGATCTTTAATCAGTCAGTCTGATGTTGTTGAAGACTAGAGCTAGTGATGTCATAAGGAAGagaacacaaacacaaacacaccTGGGGAATGGGAAGAACAGAGACAATGTCAACActgaagtagaagaagaaaagtCTTTTCCTTATAACCTTAGAATGCACAACTAACTCGCCTATTAATGACGCTCGAGAACGAGGAGCAACGagttcagttataaaatgaaaaatgatgTGAATCACATAGAATACGTCAATAAGAGTACGAAGGACACAAACAGCTACACCAAGCTTCTTGTCCAAAGTGAAGCAGAACTTATGAGAATCAATCACAGggataaagaaaaacaaaggaTCAACTGCTAAAGCAAGCACGCAAACGAAAAGGACAGTCTTCCACCAGTTTACAATACGTGTCATCTTCCAGAACATTTTCTCCAACCATCCTCTAACACTCTTGATAGATAGAGTTGAAGGTCTCACCACATTGCCAGTATTAAGCCTGCATCAACAAGAGCTCACTACAAAAACAACAACTCCtagcacaaataatatataaaaaactaactACTTCAACTAAAATTCGAAGAAAGTACCTCGCGTTTCTACTACTCTGGTGATTCATGTAGGATTGTAGTTTCTTCCTAATCTGTATTTCCCCCCCCTGAGAATCCACTTAGTCGTCTCTCTTATCCATGCTCACTCATTTCCAAGTTAAACAATACAATACtgattaccaaaaaataaaaacaatacaaTACTCACCACTCACCTTCATGCTATGCAATGTTGACTGACTTTTCACAAACGGTAAGGTACCCTGGAGTCTCTTGTTGGGTACAATTTTGGTTTGTACTCCGTTGACATCTATCTAGTCAATGGTATGTAGATTAGAACTATTTCGGTTGAACACAAGGAAACCATTCTcttcaaaagaaaaacatttttttgtcatttattgGATTATATTAATAACTTGAGATTTTACACATaaaccaacaaaaaatatttttttttctggagcCAAACAAGATTATGCATAATTGAAGATTACTtctgttgaataaatcttagtTCACCAAACAAGTGACGTGCCAACCCCTCTCGACATTTCTTTAAATCCTCAGCAGCGTATAACGTGGAATCCTTACCAGACCCGTTCCAGTCCTCGGGAGAAAAGACACAAAAGCCTTCCAACtgtattatattttaagaacaaaaatatataaacatataatacaaGAAACAGAGGATGTCGACCAAAACAGCCAAAGTCAAATAAAAACACACTGGGATCTAGAGAATAGAACACCTGATGGAAAACCGGATAATGAGTAGAATCGATAGAATCTCTACGGTAAATATCTCAAGTAACAAGGAAACGTCTATGACCTTTCCTCAACAGC
This Brassica napus cultivar Da-Ae chromosome C6, Da-Ae, whole genome shotgun sequence DNA region includes the following protein-coding sequences:
- the LOC111198535 gene encoding probable cyclic nucleotide-gated ion channel 12 produces the protein MNHQSSRNARLNTGNVVRPSTLSIKSVRGWLEKMFWKMTRIVNWWKTVLFVCVLALAVDPLFFFIPVIDSHKFCFTLDKKLGVAVCVLRTLIDVFYVIHIIFHFITELVAPRSRASLIGELVVHSKVIRKRLFFFYFSVDIVSVLPIPQVMVLTLLSRKQKTSLVSKEILKWVMFCQSLPRSIRIYPIFREVTRASGTVAQTKWVGAALNLFFYLLPTHVIGAFWYLSAIEKKETCWREACAKITECDLTNLLCARGAGGDNSGFLNTSCPLIDPEQITNSTVFNFGIYTDALKSGVVETRDFPRKLLYCFWWGLRNLSALGQNLETSNSAGEVFFAIIICVSGVLLCAVLIGNVQKYLQSTSIRVDEWEAKKRDTEQWMSSEDLPDYLKERIRKWEYDEWEKNSGTKREAHLPSLPKDLRVEAKRIIYLYSLENVPWISFIDDDWLLNEMYDRVKPVFYWEKSHILGIGDPVKEMLIVMRGELESVPEYCETSRYSNLQIRLMKGDVWGKLLFWALDPHTSPSLPISNRNVMTLTYVSGFTLSADDLKFLAYHLRRYHSVKLQHIKHIFRCHSKSWRSWAAFYIQAAWKAHCRRKASKILQDTQRNLGATLYASRFVSKTLRYRQDDSAEFPSFPEMLPDKPADPEFSKKEA